The following are from one region of the Chanos chanos chromosome 10, fChaCha1.1, whole genome shotgun sequence genome:
- the LOC115823483 gene encoding FAST kinase domain-containing protein 3, mitochondrial-like, whose product MSHAPTSISIAGFATVLGLCADIGMHPQNPVLTQLKDSCIDKLSEEQVGVSHLCLLGEVACNLEGNSELLDRVLNSLWWKVNRDLTAVEASQMYIFLAHISDPSLCQDLLTKLNRQTETLALRLPASSVCDILHALAVLRQGKAFSLILKLNRRASHLLKHFSDTELIKLLKALIYLGQCDEALFASMEKHLPKRLLTADPELTSSLMEYCLYTRCRSEPIFEAVAESFVLNSESYSTSQIARQVVAMGRLNYLPGCAREMFKKLESVLSSRFAQFPPRALVDILHSCIHLERFPLNFMAKVFSPYFLQRLEVTQGECLDKNALAQLTQLNMSTLLECTYYQGPRLPYYYHVKKFASGDQLFETPMDSYLYRQIKGPLCKLLGGKDKFSTRAFTHNGYTIDVEISMDENGYVLPLTQWDQTHRRTALCLDGQDRFCTNTNHLLGKEATKRRHLHRLGYDVVQIPYYEFEKLETAEERMKYLQKKIFPTIFRFYR is encoded by the exons ATGAGTCACGCCCCCACCAGTATTAGCATAGCCGGCTTTGCAACTGTTCTGGGACTTTGTGCGGATATTGGGATGCACCCTCAAAATCCAGTGCTCACTCAGTTAAAAGACTCGTGTATTGACAAACTTTCTGAAGAGCAAGTTGGAGTGTCACACCTCTGCCTGCTTGGTGAGGTGGCATGTAACTTGGAGGGAAACTCTGAGCTTTTAGATCGAGTTCTTAACTCTTTGTGGTGGAAAGTCAATAGAGACCTTACTGCAGTCGAAGCTTCCCAGATGTACATCTTTCTTGCCCATATTAGTGACCCCAGTCTGTGCCAAGACCTCCTAACGAAGCTAAACAGGCAAACAGAGACACTGGCTCTGAGGTTGCCTGCCAGCTCTGTATGTGACATCCTTCATGCTCTGGCGGTGCTGAGGCAGGGCAAAGCCTTTTCACTGATACTCAAACTGAACAGACGGGCATCCCATCTGCTGAAGCATTTCAGTGACACAGAACTTATCAAACTACTGAAAGCCCTCATTTACCTTGGACAGTGCGATGAGGCGCTATTTGCCTCCATGGAAAAACATCTACCCAAAAGGCTTCTCACTGCTGACCCAGAGCTGACAAGCAGTCTAATGGAATACTGTCTCTACACACGGTGTCGCTCTGAGCCCATTTTTGAGGCTGTGGCTGAAAGTTTTGTTCTGAATTCAGAAAGCTACAGCACCTCACAAATTGCCCGGCAGGTTGTCGCAATGGGGAGGCTGAATTACTTGCCAGGATGCGCTAGAGAGATGTTCAAGAAGTTGGAGAGTGTCCTGTCATCTCGATTTGCTCAGTTTCCGCCACGGGCTCTGGTGGACATCCTGCACTCCTGCATACATCTTGAGCGGTTTCCCCTCAACTTTATGGCTAAAGTCTTCAGTCCCTACTTTCTTCAGAGACTAGAAG taaCACAAGGGGAATGTCTGGATAAGAATGCCCTGGCTCAGCTTACCCAGCTAAACATGTCCACATTACTAGAATGCACATATTACCAG GGTCCTAGGCTGCCCTACTACTACCATGTGAAGAAGTTTGCTTCAGGAGATCAGTTATTTGAGACTCCAATGGACAGCTACCTCTACAGGCAGATCAAAGGCCCACTGTGCAAACTACTTGGTGGAAAGGACAAATTCTCCACAAGAGCCTTCACACACAATGGATACACAATTG ACGTTGAGATCAGTATGGATGAAAACGGCTATGTTTTGCCTCTTACACAATGGGACCAAACTCACAGAAG AACTGCCCTATGTTTAGATGGCCAGGACCGCTTCTGTACCAATACAAACCACCTCCTAGGGAAAGAGGCCACTAAGAGGAGACACCTGCATAGACTAGGCTATGACGTTGTACAG atacCTTATTATGAGTTTGAGAAGCTGGAAACTGCTGAAGAACGTATGAAATATCTCCAGAAGAAAATATTTCCTACTATATTTAGGTTTTATCGTTGA
- the map3k19 gene encoding LOW QUALITY PROTEIN: mitogen-activated protein kinase kinase kinase 19 (The sequence of the model RefSeq protein was modified relative to this genomic sequence to represent the inferred CDS: substituted 2 bases at 2 genomic stop codons) yields the protein MKRKERNGLADMLLKGELNMVEQALEQGDFLFEELDLPYNAEGFTPLISACQMGLTKVVHFLLEKGADMTLCDHSNQTALHVCQPDLQGELLSAMFRPLPHDTQLQHAAWQGDLHSLQYLLAQRDLVDVNSQNRQGLTPLMLAVRDVDIFEGLEATLPWEYHPVEVVRELLDASVDLDIQDHRGFSALQYAAQIKSPLKDELIDMMMEFLSDRNSNILYCFKGSMDTLREMRQDYKDEGKRSRATSLPSLLVGSKGMDKSSTLNNASEFHSTRVCSYTPVPPRVKNRSKSIQQSLPIPQFSQLSQSAPSLMEPLLDTNALLQARANINNSKHGSLLTICKRPIRTPKLLAPLERGQWEGPLLSKPRHLVPLKPVTLLPVSSICRRRRERFSKRNLRGSKSSRGGSEESTSSSTSSQGSLDLEGEESGYTDTLQESRKMGRTSDSGSQEASEVSSQICNLDSPVSQDDIEIQECFLYSHKDSTPIKCSYQGSGTAKDEMSCDSNEPSKTSDTNSPSDTPANCKDEEHPVPSELTFLRDQSKGRKDSEVATSCVPNFDAHKDIVRGVRSGESDGEPCCTVDTKHKCLPKVNITISGPASKEKSKPVKTVKSKDRRYSTPFQTNHSFNILANIKQNKSSAQAKNNRKKSSISAHVEEITPPDLVVSRAATAKALSAEASNTTAKIIKKNKDTQLAQKRVSEPQQFRRSSADSISFNNKAQSQKQLLKRNFSARQAKKQGILGTTRAKSAIDYITYNDMFQEISQGNEGPAIFEMFATPVYENLQAASSLVRSEQVQPGSQGQRQIYGKHRSSKTPEGGRRKKTLTDRYSQAKGKQRKTKDVLPKRPHHQAGPFDGKDNVVMTCGLDRDVSEITVGEENRLETQVEMEGSHPLSVIEEVLSHHKSGADFFEAELGRNSPASTQKNFTSHLDTKPGLGIHEMPSPLSKTDSTEAERNKSGLGKDSTPNGFLAQPMINTWTSESNDKAVSLAYQSFLDEVGEGPLTDDLLQCLAEELISLEEKEAETLTPQKSDSEKNNPHLKIKRPFNKVTXQKDFKCMHFXNSCVDDAITWTKGEVLGRGAYGTVYCGLTNQGQLIAVKQVVLDASDTEAAEKEYNCLEREVDLLKSLHHPNIVGFLGTALSENVVCIFMEYVPGGSISSILHRFGPLPETVLALYTRQILEGVAYLHANWVIHRDLKGSNVMLMPTGIVKLIDFGCARRLSCLTHTGNRSDLLKSVHGTPYWMAPEVINETGHGRKSDVWSVGCTVFEMATGKPPLAHMDKMAALFYIGARKGLMPSLPDEFSEEAKNFVQACLTSDQKLRPTAEDLLRHPFLPKLKGEELEKPT from the exons atgaaaaggaaggagagaaatgggCTTGCAGATATGCTCTTGAAGGGAGAGCTGAATATGGTGGAACAAGCTCTGGAACAAGGGGACTTTTTGTTTGAGGAGCTGGACTTACCTTATAATGCAGAGGGGTTCACTCCTCTTATCAGTGCCTGCCAGATGGGTCTAACAAAG GTCGTGCATTTCCTTCTGGAAAAGGGAGCAGACATGACACTGTGCGACCATAGCAACCAGACAGCACTACATGTTTGTCAACCAGATCTGCAGGGGGAGCTCTTGTCAGCTATGTTTAGGCCTCTGCCCCATGATACTCAACTCCAACATGCTGCCTGGCAGGGAGATCTCCACTCCCTACAGTACCTGCTT GCCCAGAGAGACTTGGTGGATGTTAACTCACAAAACCGACAGGGGTTGACCCCGCTTATGCTGGCAGTTAGGGATGTGGACATATTTGAGGGCCTGGAAGCGACTTTGCCATGGGAGTACCACCCTGTCGAGGTGGTCAGGGAGCTACTGGATGCCTCAGT TGATTTGGACATCCAAGATCACAGGGGATTCAGTGCTCTGCAGTATGCTGCACAAATCAAGAGTCCATTAAAGGATGAACTCATAGACATGATGATGGAATTCCTCTCAGACAGAA ATAGCAACATCCTCTACTGCTTCAAGGGCTCCATGGACACCCTCAGGGAGATGAGGCAAGATTACAAGGACGAGGGAAAAAGAAGCAG AGCTACATCATTACCCAGCTTACTGGTCGGAAGCAAAGGCATGGACAAATCAAGCACCTTAAACAACGCTTCAGAGTTTCATAGCACAAGAGTTTGCTCCTACACACCTGTGCCACCAAGGGTGAAAAACAGGAGTAAATCGATACAACAAAGTCTTCCAATCCCCCAGTTTTCACAGTTAAGCCAGTCAGCTCCAAGCCTGATGGAACCTCTCCTGGATACAAATGCCCTTTTACAAGCGCGGGCCAACATCAATAACAGTAAGCAT gGTTCTTTACTCACTATCTGCAAAAGACCCATCAGAACCCCCAAACTCTTGGCTCCACTGGAAAGAGGACAGTGGGAGGGACCACTGCTCTCCAAGCCTAGGCACCTTGTTCCCCTAAAACCAGTAACTCTCTTGCCAGTGAGTTCTATATGTCGGCGCAGGAGGGAAAGATTCTCCAAACGAAACTTAAGAGGCTCAAAGAGTAGCAGAGGAGGCAGTGAAGAAAGCACATCCAGTAGCACCAGCAGCCAAGGTTCCCTGGATCTTGAAGGTGAAGAGAGCGGCTATACAGACACTTTGCAGGAGTCAAGAAAGATGGGAAGAACCTCAGACAGCGGGTCTCAGGAGGCTTCAGAGGTCTCTTCACAGATCTGTAATTTAGACAGTCCAGTATCTCAAGATGACATTGAAATCCAGGAGTGTTTTCTATACAGTCACAAAGATAGTACGCCTATCAAATGTTCATACCAGGGGAGTGGAACAGCTAAAGATGAAATGAGTTGCGACTCTAACGAGCCTTCCAAAACTAGTGACACCAACAGCCCTTCAGACACTCCGGCAAACTGTAAAGATGAGGAACACCCTGTGCCAAGTGAGCTAACATTTCTGAGAGATCAGTCAAAAGGTCGCAAGGATTCTGAGGTTGCAACATCATGTGTCCCTAACTTTGACGCTCATAAAGATATTGTTAGAGGGGTCAGATCTGGAGAAAGTGATGGAGAGCCATGTTGTACCGTGGACACTAAACATAAATGTCTTCCCAAAGTGAATATCACAATCTCAGGACCTGcttcaaaagaaaagagcaagCCTGTTAAAACTGTTAAGAGCAAAGACAGAAGATACAGCACTCCTTTTCAGACAAATCATTCTTTTAACATCTTagcaaacataaaacaaaacaaaagcagtgcTCAAGCcaagaacaacagaaaaaagtcaTCCATCTCTGCACATGTAGAAGAAATAACACCACCAGATCTTGTCGTAAGCAGGGCAGCTACTGCTAAAGCACTTAGCGCTGAGGCAAGCAATACCACTGCAAAGattattaagaaaaacaaagacacacagttaGCACAAAAAAGGGTTTCTGAGCCGCAGCAATTCAGGAGGTCGAGTGCTGACTCGATCTCTTTCAACAACAAAGCACAGAGTCAAAAACAACTTCTCAAGAGGAACTTCAGTGCACGGCAGGCCAAAAAGCAAGGGATATTAGGTACAACACGGGCCAAGTCTGCCATTGATTATATCACTTACAATGATATGTTTCAAGAGATTAGTCAAGGCAATGAAGGACCAGCTATCTTTGAGATGTTTGCTACACCAGTTTATGAAAACCTCCAGGCAGCCAGCTCCCTGGTAAGAAGTGAGCAAGTACAACCAGGTTCTCAAGGTCAGAGGCAGATATACGGAAAACACAGAAGCTCTAAAACGCCAGAGGGAGGCAGGAGGAAGAAGACTCTAACAGATAGGTACAGTCAAGCCAAGGGAAAACAGCGCAAGACAAAGGATGTTCTACCTAAAAGACCACACCACCAAGCTGGTCCTTTTGACGGAAAGGATAATGTAGTAATGACATGCGGCCTTGACAGAGATGTGTCTGAGATCACTGTTGGTGAAGAAAACAGACTTGAAACACAGGTTGAAATGGAGGGCAgtcatccactctctgtcaTTGAAGAAGTTCTTTCCCATCATAAATCAGGCGCTGACTTTTTTGAGGCTGAACTAGGAAGGAATTCACCAGCTTCAACTCAGAAAAATTTCACATCTCACTTAGACACAAAACCTGGTCTTGGTATACATGAAATGCCTTCCCCACTATCTAAGACTGACTCGACTGAAGCTGAGAGGAACAAGTCTGGTTTGGGGAAGGATTCGACTCCCAATGGGTTCCTAGCACAGCCTATGATAAATACATGGACCTCAGAAAGCAATGACAAAGCAGTGTCACTGGCATACCAGAGCTTTCTGGATGAAGTTGGTGAGGGGCCTCTCACGGATGATTTACTACAGTGCTTAGCAGAGGAGCTCATATCACTAGAGGAGAAAGAAGCTGAAACACTTACACCTCAGAAAAGTgactcagaaaaaaataatcctCATTTGAAAATTAAAAGACCGTTCAACAAGGTAACCTGACAAAAAGATTTTAAATGCATGCATTTTTAGA ATTCATGTGTAGATGATGCCATCACATGGACAAAAGGAGAAGTGCTAGGCAGAGGAGCATATGGAACA GTATATTGTGGGCTCACGAACCAAGGTCAGTTGATTGCTGTAAAACAGGTGGTCCTGGATGCATCAGATACTGAGGCAGCTGAAAAAGAATATAATTGTCTTGAGAGGGAGGTGGACCTATTGAAAAGCCTTCACCACCCTAACATTGTTGGGTTCTTGGGCACAGCTCTCAGTGAGAATGTGGTCTGCATCTTCATGGAGTATGTCCCAGGTGGTTCCATATCCAGCATCCTCCACCGCTTTGGCCCTTTGCCCGAGACAGTGCTTGCCCTCTACACCAGACAGATCCTGGAGGGTGTGGCCTATCTTCATGCCAACTGGGTCATTCACAGAGACTTAAAAGGGAGCAACGTAATGCTTATGCCCACCGGTATAGTGAAGTTGATTGATTTTGGATGTGCCCGTCGCCTTAGCTGCCTCACGCACACTGGGAACCGTAGTGACCTTCTGAAGTCTGTGCATGGCACCCCCTACTGGATGGCACCAGAAGTGATCAACGAGACAGGCCATGGGAGGAAGTCAGATGTCTGGAGCGTTGGATGCACGGTGTTCGAGATGGCAACAGGAAAGCCACCGCTGGCACATATGGACAAGATGGCTGCTCTCTTCTACATCGGAGCTCGGAAGGGTTTGATGCCGTCTCTGCCAGATGAGTTCTCAGAGGAAGCCAAAAATTTTGTGCAAGCATGTCTGACCAG TGACCAGAAACTGCGACCAACTGCAGAAGATTTACTCAGACATCCATTTCTTCCTAAACTGAAGGGGGAAGAACTAGAGAAGCCTACCTGA